One Brachybacterium aquaticum genomic region harbors:
- the secD gene encoding protein translocase subunit SecD — translation MPARRIALAALAVLILLLGGGIGAGTQWGGWQPAPKLALDLEGGTQVILQAQSRDGSAIDASAMEQARQIMSQRINAMGVAETEITVQGGTNIVIDVPGQLDQQTAAAIRQTAAMSFRPVLGVVAPEGTGEPLPSDGGGDASDGGGDTTGESSSAPADPSQQLFDGLISEDSSLAPAPAPAEGELAYPAWSLDWLTPDVQTELMNADCVDPGAQHERASAAAPDEAIVACAPDGSAKYLLGPEVVAGAGIADASVASDVTPTGQPTGYYVVNMRFTDVASQSFSDMTSALYNGEGASDAFAIVLDGVVISAPQVQEPSPGGEASISGNFSQEQATQLADQLRFGALPLQFEVASEQQISATLGADQLEMGLIAGLIGLALVVLYAFAQYRALSIVTTSSLLIMGLLTYGTLTVLSNIPEIGYRLSLAGVVGLIVAIAFTADSFIVYFERVRDEIREGRGIAAAVDHGWDRAKRTILASDSVNLIAAIVLYVLSTGGVRGFAFVLGLTTVLDLVVVFLFTHPMLQALVRTRFFGKGHPWSGLDPARLDRDVPAYAGRGRVRTGDERGRRGLRRSGDESAEPAREPIAVRRAREAREAAEREAAQNGRAENSRAGNTGDDTEEQSR, via the coding sequence ATGCCCGCACGTCGCATCGCCCTCGCGGCCCTCGCCGTGCTGATCCTGCTGCTGGGCGGCGGGATCGGTGCCGGGACCCAGTGGGGCGGATGGCAGCCCGCCCCCAAGCTCGCCCTCGACCTCGAGGGCGGCACCCAGGTCATCCTCCAGGCGCAGTCCCGTGACGGCTCGGCGATCGACGCCTCCGCCATGGAGCAGGCGCGCCAGATCATGAGCCAGCGCATCAACGCGATGGGCGTGGCGGAGACCGAGATCACCGTGCAGGGCGGCACGAACATCGTCATCGACGTGCCCGGACAGCTGGACCAGCAGACGGCCGCCGCGATCCGCCAGACCGCCGCGATGTCCTTCCGCCCGGTGCTCGGCGTCGTCGCCCCGGAGGGGACCGGCGAGCCCCTGCCGTCCGACGGCGGCGGGGACGCCTCCGACGGCGGAGGCGACACCACCGGGGAGTCCTCGTCGGCCCCCGCCGACCCCTCCCAGCAGCTCTTCGACGGCCTGATCAGCGAGGACTCCTCCCTCGCCCCGGCGCCCGCGCCGGCTGAGGGCGAGCTGGCCTACCCGGCCTGGTCGCTGGACTGGCTGACCCCTGACGTCCAGACCGAGCTGATGAACGCCGACTGCGTCGACCCGGGCGCCCAGCATGAGCGAGCCTCCGCCGCTGCGCCGGACGAGGCGATCGTCGCCTGCGCGCCGGACGGCAGCGCGAAGTACCTCCTCGGCCCCGAGGTCGTCGCCGGCGCCGGGATCGCGGACGCCTCCGTCGCCTCGGACGTCACCCCCACCGGTCAGCCCACCGGCTACTACGTGGTGAACATGCGCTTCACCGACGTCGCCTCGCAGTCCTTCTCGGACATGACCTCGGCGCTCTACAACGGCGAGGGCGCCTCCGACGCCTTCGCGATCGTGCTGGACGGCGTGGTCATCTCCGCACCCCAGGTGCAGGAGCCCTCGCCGGGCGGCGAGGCCTCGATCTCGGGCAACTTCAGCCAGGAGCAGGCGACCCAGCTCGCCGACCAGCTCCGCTTCGGTGCGCTGCCGCTGCAGTTCGAGGTCGCCTCCGAGCAGCAGATCTCCGCCACCCTCGGCGCCGACCAGCTCGAGATGGGTCTGATCGCGGGCCTGATCGGCCTGGCGCTCGTGGTGCTGTACGCCTTCGCCCAGTACCGGGCGCTGTCGATCGTGACCACTTCGAGCCTGCTGATCATGGGTCTGCTGACCTATGGCACCCTCACCGTGCTCTCGAACATTCCCGAGATCGGCTACCGCCTCTCGCTCGCGGGCGTGGTGGGCCTGATCGTCGCGATCGCCTTCACCGCGGACTCGTTCATCGTCTACTTCGAGCGCGTGCGCGACGAGATCCGCGAGGGCCGGGGCATCGCCGCGGCTGTCGACCACGGCTGGGACCGCGCCAAGCGCACCATCCTCGCCTCCGACTCGGTGAACCTGATCGCCGCGATCGTGCTGTACGTGCTCTCCACCGGCGGCGTGCGCGGCTTCGCCTTCGTGCTGGGCCTGACCACGGTGCTCGACCTCGTGGTCGTGTTCCTGTTCACCCATCCGATGCTGCAGGCCCTCGTGCGCACGCGCTTCTTCGGCAAGGGCCACCCTTGGAGCGGCCTGGACCCGGCGCGGCTGGACCGCGACGTCCCCGCCTACGCCGGCCGCGGCCGCGTGCGCACGGGCGACGAGCGGGGCCGACGCGGCCTGCGC
- the yajC gene encoding preprotein translocase subunit YajC, protein MELLPILLIFAVMMLPLLLLSNRQRKMQQKQMELVKQLGVGDEVRTHSGFYGLIVEEYEDIVVLESEDGSQTKWARQAIAMAVEPTTGPVVDGELSELEDAPQDGELADDSFDSRTVDGEQDRFAQDRAEQDRFEQNRGTVPGVTVADDDPRGDEQPRER, encoded by the coding sequence GTGGAACTCCTTCCCATCCTGCTCATCTTCGCCGTCATGATGCTGCCCCTGCTGCTGCTGTCGAACCGCCAGCGCAAGATGCAGCAGAAGCAGATGGAGCTGGTCAAGCAGCTCGGCGTCGGCGACGAGGTGCGCACCCACTCCGGGTTCTACGGTCTGATCGTCGAGGAGTACGAGGACATCGTCGTGCTCGAGTCGGAGGACGGCAGCCAGACCAAGTGGGCCCGCCAGGCCATCGCCATGGCCGTCGAGCCCACCACCGGGCCGGTCGTGGACGGCGAGCTCTCCGAGCTCGAGGATGCCCCGCAGGACGGCGAGCTCGCCGACGACTCCTTCGACTCCCGCACCGTCGACGGCGAGCAGGACCGCTTCGCGCAGGACCGCGCCGAGCAGGACCGCTTCGAGCAGAACCGCGGCACCGTCCCCGGTGTCACCGTCGCCGATGACGACCCCCGCGGCGACGAGCAGCCCCGCGAGCGCTGA
- the ruvB gene encoding Holliday junction branch migration DNA helicase RuvB, whose translation MSLHDEEFDEQGFDGQGVDGQGVDGDGRPESLTSPESLPPERTAEAALRPKRLSEFVGQQVVRDQLSLVLDAAAARGRAPEHMLLSGPPGLGKTTLAMIIAAELSAPLRITSGPAIQHAGDLAAILSSLDEGEVLFIDEIHRLARPAEEMLYIAMEDFRVDVVVGKGVGATSIPLDLPPFTVVGATTRAGLLPAPLRDRFGFIGHLDFYAPHELEEVVRRSAVRLEVDLEERAAVEIASRSRGTPRIANRLLRRVRDWAQVRGSGTLDLPAAQEALRVYEVDQRGLDRLDRAVLAALCGRFAGGPVGLSTLAVAVGEETETVETMVEPYLVREGFLLRTPRGRAAAPAAWEHLGLEPPAGPEGAAPMLGRF comes from the coding sequence ATGAGTCTGCACGACGAGGAGTTCGACGAGCAGGGGTTCGACGGGCAGGGGGTCGACGGGCAGGGGGTCGACGGGGACGGGCGTCCCGAGTCGCTCACCAGCCCCGAGTCCCTGCCGCCCGAGCGCACCGCCGAGGCGGCACTGCGCCCGAAGCGGCTGTCCGAGTTCGTGGGCCAGCAGGTGGTCCGCGACCAGCTCTCGCTGGTGCTGGACGCCGCCGCCGCCCGCGGTCGCGCCCCGGAGCACATGCTGCTGTCCGGTCCGCCCGGGCTCGGCAAGACGACGCTCGCCATGATCATCGCCGCGGAGCTGTCCGCGCCGCTGCGCATCACCTCCGGCCCCGCGATCCAGCACGCCGGCGACCTCGCCGCGATCCTCTCCTCGCTCGACGAGGGGGAGGTGCTGTTCATCGACGAGATCCACCGCCTCGCCCGCCCCGCCGAGGAGATGCTCTACATCGCCATGGAGGACTTCCGGGTCGACGTGGTGGTGGGCAAGGGCGTGGGCGCGACGTCCATCCCGCTGGACCTGCCCCCGTTTACCGTGGTCGGCGCGACCACCCGGGCGGGCCTGCTGCCCGCTCCGCTGCGCGACCGCTTCGGCTTCATCGGCCACCTCGACTTCTATGCTCCGCACGAGCTGGAGGAGGTGGTGCGCCGCTCCGCCGTGCGTCTCGAGGTCGACCTCGAGGAGCGGGCCGCGGTGGAGATCGCCTCCCGCTCCCGGGGCACGCCCCGCATCGCCAACCGTCTCCTGCGCCGCGTGCGCGACTGGGCGCAGGTGCGCGGCAGCGGCACCCTGGACCTCCCCGCCGCGCAGGAGGCCCTGCGCGTGTACGAGGTGGACCAGAGAGGACTGGACCGGCTGGACCGCGCGGTGCTCGCCGCGCTGTGCGGCCGCTTCGCCGGGGGACCGGTGGGGCTGTCGACCCTCGCCGTCGCCGTCGGCGAGGAGACCGAGACGGTCGAGACCATGGTCGAGCCGTACCTGGTGCGCGAGGGCTTCCTCCTGCGCACCCCGCGCGGCCGCGCCGCCGCCCCCGCGGCCTGGGAGCACCTGGGCCTGGAGCCGCCGGCCGGCCCCGAGGGCGCCGCGCCCATGCTCGGGCGGTTCTGA
- the ruvA gene encoding Holliday junction branch migration protein RuvA: protein MIASLTGRVVRLDLDALVLEVAGIGYLVRTTPQALAATRHGAELTLHTELVVREDSLTLYGFPLPEEAETFRIVQSVSGIGPRTALAVLAVLDPEELRRAVAEQDVKAITRTPGIGPKVAGRMLLELGGKLPAPHATSAAPSSAGPAASVGGPDADVVEALVGLGWAEKAALGAVEKARADGGEDLDAAALLRAALRSLGGHR, encoded by the coding sequence GTGATCGCATCCCTGACCGGGCGGGTCGTCCGCCTCGACCTCGACGCCCTCGTGCTCGAGGTGGCCGGCATCGGCTACCTCGTGCGCACCACGCCGCAGGCCCTGGCCGCCACCCGCCACGGCGCGGAGCTCACGCTCCACACCGAGCTCGTGGTCCGCGAGGACTCCCTGACCCTGTACGGCTTCCCGCTGCCCGAGGAGGCCGAGACCTTCCGCATCGTCCAGTCCGTCTCCGGCATCGGGCCGCGCACGGCCCTGGCCGTGCTCGCGGTGCTCGATCCGGAGGAGCTGCGCCGCGCCGTCGCCGAGCAGGACGTCAAGGCCATCACCCGCACCCCCGGCATCGGCCCCAAGGTGGCCGGCCGCATGCTCCTGGAGCTCGGCGGGAAGCTGCCCGCCCCGCATGCCACGTCGGCCGCGCCCTCGAGCGCGGGCCCGGCCGCGAGCGTCGGCGGTCCGGACGCGGATGTCGTCGAGGCCCTCGTGGGCCTCGGCTGGGCCGAGAAGGCCGCGCTCGGCGCGGTCGAGAAGGCGCGGGCCGACGGGGGAGAGGACCTCGACGCCGCCGCCCTCCTGCGCGCCGCGCTGCGCAGCCTCGGGGGCCACCGATGA
- the ruvC gene encoding crossover junction endodeoxyribonuclease RuvC, with translation MATLRVLGVDPGLTRCGIGVVDALGGRRARLVHADVIRSASEDPLDQRLLTIARGLREALEGYGPDAVAVERVFSQANISTVMGTAQVSGIALLEAAERGIPVALHTPSEVKAAVTGNGRADKKQIQTMLVKLLGLDAAPQPADASDAVAIALTQLWRGGGPVALDATGGARTSAQAVWARAEREARRARERSTSRQ, from the coding sequence ATGGCGACGCTGCGCGTGCTAGGGGTCGACCCGGGCCTGACCCGCTGCGGGATCGGGGTCGTCGACGCCCTCGGCGGCCGCCGCGCCCGCCTGGTCCACGCCGACGTGATCCGCTCCGCCTCCGAGGATCCGCTGGACCAGCGCCTGCTGACCATCGCCCGCGGACTGCGCGAGGCGCTGGAGGGCTACGGACCGGACGCCGTCGCCGTCGAGCGCGTGTTCAGCCAGGCCAACATCTCCACCGTCATGGGCACCGCGCAGGTCTCCGGGATCGCGCTGCTCGAGGCGGCGGAGCGGGGGATCCCCGTCGCCCTGCACACCCCCTCCGAGGTGAAGGCCGCCGTCACCGGCAACGGACGGGCGGACAAGAAGCAGATCCAGACCATGCTCGTGAAGCTGCTGGGACTGGATGCGGCCCCCCAGCCCGCCGACGCCTCCGACGCCGTCGCGATCGCCCTCACCCAGCTGTGGCGCGGCGGGGGACCGGTGGCGCTGGACGCCACCGGCGGTGCCCGCACCAGCGCCCAGGCCGTGTGGGCCCGGGCCGAGCGCGAGGCACGACGCGCCCGGGAGCGCTCCACCTCCCGCCAGTGA
- a CDS encoding YebC/PmpR family DNA-binding transcriptional regulator → MSGHSKWATTKHKKAVIDAKRGKLFAKLIKNIEVAARMGGPDPAGNPTLYDAIQKAKKTSVPNDNIDRAVKRGGGLDGGGVDYETLMYEGYAPGGVAILVECLTDNKNRAVSEVRLAFNRNGGNMADSGSVSYLFERRGVVTVSKEGNTEDDLLEVVLDAGAEEITDEGETFEILSAATDVVAVRTALQEAGIDYESAEAQFVPTMRTPVDLDGAQKALRLIDALEDSDDVQAVYSNLDIPADVEAQLADAE, encoded by the coding sequence ATGTCCGGGCACTCCAAGTGGGCGACCACCAAGCACAAGAAGGCCGTCATCGATGCCAAGCGCGGCAAGCTGTTCGCCAAGCTGATCAAGAACATCGAGGTGGCGGCGCGCATGGGCGGCCCCGACCCGGCAGGCAACCCCACCCTCTACGACGCCATCCAGAAGGCGAAGAAGACCTCCGTCCCCAATGACAACATCGACCGCGCCGTCAAGCGCGGCGGCGGCCTCGACGGCGGCGGCGTCGACTACGAGACCCTGATGTACGAGGGCTACGCCCCCGGCGGGGTCGCGATCCTGGTCGAGTGCCTCACCGACAACAAGAATCGCGCCGTCTCCGAGGTGCGCCTGGCCTTCAACCGCAACGGCGGCAACATGGCCGACTCCGGCTCGGTGTCCTACCTCTTCGAGCGCCGCGGCGTGGTCACGGTCTCCAAGGAGGGCAACACCGAGGACGACCTGCTCGAGGTGGTCCTCGACGCCGGTGCCGAGGAGATCACCGACGAGGGGGAGACCTTCGAGATCCTCTCCGCCGCGACCGACGTGGTCGCCGTGCGCACCGCCCTCCAGGAGGCGGGCATCGACTACGAGAGCGCCGAGGCGCAGTTCGTGCCGACCATGCGCACCCCCGTCGACCTCGACGGCGCCCAGAAGGCGCTGCGCCTGATCGACGCGCTCGAGGACAGCGACGACGTGCAGGCCGTGTACTCCAACCTCGACATCCCCGCGGACGTCGAGGCGCAGCTCGCCGACGCGGAGTGA
- a CDS encoding PrsW family intramembrane metalloprotease, whose product MARVDPRAPGRLGPGTPPPAKPRRRWVRWLLLALSLLGLAISAAVLYFFVILPLGFGTSLVAFTAALVPVAIVFSAVWWIDRYTPQPRMSLVYAFAWGAIGSVLLTLWFGGFFDLWISPEDETSLVDTFLGAVVQAPVVEESMKSLGLALLLLRGRRFIAGPIDGVVYAALIAGGFAFTENILYFGSSFHQAQAAGEVDVFWQTFFLRGVLSPFAHVSFTALCGLGLGIAAERRSLMLYFGLGLGGLSLGMVLHALWNGSTFFLPVDPEAPMAGFLRYYVTVQVPIFLLLVGIVLFLRLREKRILRRQLSEYGRAGWFSPDEVEMLVSMRRRRKAEKWAGAHGAVARMGMRDLIRSAISLGMERHSVLFAKPTVRTRARERELLERITADRRLVGALTEPVVRM is encoded by the coding sequence GTGGCGCGGGTCGACCCCCGCGCCCCCGGACGCCTCGGCCCGGGGACCCCGCCGCCCGCGAAGCCCCGTCGGCGCTGGGTGCGCTGGCTGCTGCTGGCCCTGTCCCTGCTCGGCCTCGCGATCTCCGCCGCGGTGCTGTACTTCTTCGTCATCCTGCCGCTCGGCTTCGGGACCTCGCTGGTCGCCTTCACCGCCGCCCTCGTGCCGGTCGCGATCGTGTTCTCGGCCGTGTGGTGGATCGACCGCTACACCCCGCAGCCGCGGATGTCCCTGGTCTACGCCTTCGCCTGGGGCGCGATCGGCTCGGTGCTGCTGACGCTGTGGTTCGGCGGGTTCTTCGACCTGTGGATCTCCCCGGAGGACGAGACCTCGCTGGTGGACACCTTCCTCGGTGCGGTCGTGCAGGCGCCGGTCGTCGAGGAGTCGATGAAGAGCCTGGGCCTCGCCCTGCTGCTCCTGCGCGGGCGCCGCTTCATCGCCGGCCCCATCGACGGGGTGGTCTACGCGGCGCTCATCGCCGGGGGCTTCGCCTTCACCGAGAACATCCTCTACTTCGGCAGCTCCTTCCATCAGGCGCAGGCCGCCGGTGAGGTCGACGTGTTCTGGCAGACCTTCTTCCTGCGCGGCGTCCTCTCCCCCTTCGCGCACGTGTCCTTCACGGCACTGTGCGGGCTCGGCCTCGGGATCGCCGCCGAGCGGCGCTCCCTGATGCTCTACTTCGGGCTCGGCCTCGGCGGGCTGTCCCTCGGCATGGTCCTGCACGCCCTGTGGAACGGCTCCACCTTCTTCCTGCCGGTGGACCCCGAGGCGCCCATGGCCGGGTTCCTGCGCTACTACGTCACCGTCCAGGTACCGATCTTCCTGCTGCTGGTGGGGATCGTGCTCTTCCTGAGGCTGCGGGAGAAGCGGATCTTGCGCCGCCAGCTCTCCGAGTACGGGCGCGCGGGCTGGTTCTCCCCGGACGAGGTGGAGATGCTCGTGTCCATGCGCCGCCGCCGGAAGGCCGAGAAATGGGCTGGCGCGCACGGCGCCGTTGCCCGGATGGGCATGCGCGACCTGATCCGCTCGGCCATCTCGCTGGGCATGGAGCGCCACAGCGTGCTCTTCGCGAAGCCGACGGTGAGGACCCGCGCCCGCGAGCGCGAGCTGCTCGAGCGAATCACGGCCGATCGCCGCCTCGTCGGCGCGCTCACGGAGCCCGTCGTCCGGATGTGA
- a CDS encoding HIT family protein, producing the protein MEDARDLVGVPDDTQRLWTPHRMAYIGGENKPKDPDDGEQCPFCAAPGKDDEDALIVHRGEVAYVVLNLYPYNAGHLLVCPYRHVADYTDLDDAEVREVAELTRTAMRVIREVSHPAGFNLGINQGPVAGAGIAAHLHQHVVPRWQGDANFLPIVGRTKAVPLLLADTRRMYAEAWPAPEGP; encoded by the coding sequence ATCGAGGACGCCCGCGACCTGGTGGGCGTCCCCGATGACACCCAGCGGCTGTGGACCCCGCACCGCATGGCCTACATCGGCGGGGAGAACAAGCCGAAGGACCCCGACGACGGCGAGCAGTGCCCGTTCTGCGCGGCACCCGGCAAGGACGACGAGGACGCCCTGATCGTCCACCGGGGCGAGGTGGCCTACGTGGTCCTGAACCTCTACCCGTACAACGCCGGCCACCTGCTGGTGTGCCCGTACCGCCACGTCGCCGACTACACCGACCTCGACGACGCCGAGGTGCGGGAGGTCGCCGAGCTCACCCGCACGGCGATGCGCGTGATCCGCGAGGTCTCGCATCCGGCGGGCTTCAACCTGGGCATTAACCAGGGCCCGGTCGCCGGGGCCGGCATCGCCGCGCACCTGCACCAGCACGTGGTGCCGCGCTGGCAGGGCGATGCGAACTTCCTGCCCATCGTCGGCCGCACCAAGGCGGTCCCGCTCCTGCTGGCGGACACCCGGCGGATGTACGCCGAGGCGTGGCCGGCCCCCGAGGGGCCCTGA
- the thrS gene encoding threonine--tRNA ligase, which produces MAQIAITLDGSPQQIEEGTTGTALFEGTVSIIALRLDGELRDLDTVLSDGQAVEGVDISSPDGLAILRHSTAHVLAQAVQKINPEAKLGIGPPVTDGFYYDFDVAEPFTPESLKALEKEMTRIVKSGQRFVRREITDDAARAEEAAEPYKLELIGLKSTADDAAEGASVEVGEGGLTMYDNVDKKGSTVWTDLCRGPHLPSTKLIGNGFALTRSAAAYWRGSEKNPMLQRVYGTAWPTKEELRAYQERVAEAERRDHRRLGSELDLFSFPDEIGSGLPVFHPKGAMIKMEMEDYSRRRHVAAGYSFVSTPHITKKNLFETSKHLEWYADGMYPAMHMDEEVDADGHVTKQGQDYYLKPMNCPMHNLVYRSRGRSYRELPLRLFEFGSVYRYEKSGVVHGLTRARGFTQDDAHIYTTREQMKEELGSLLGFVLDLLRDYGLDDFYLELSTRDPEKSVGDDATWEEATRTLEEVATASGLELVPDPGGAAFYGPKISVQAKDAIGRTWQLSTIQLDFFEPELFELEYTAPDGSRQRPVMIHRALFGSIERFFGVLLEHYAGAFPVWLAPVQVVGIPVAAEYLPYLEEVAAKLRAHGVRVEVDSSDDRMQKKIRTHTKEKVPYLLIAGGEDQAAGAVSFRMRDGSQDNGIPVDEAVERIVAAIRDKVQV; this is translated from the coding sequence GTGGCCCAGATCGCCATCACCCTCGACGGATCACCCCAGCAGATCGAGGAGGGGACCACGGGCACCGCCCTCTTCGAGGGCACCGTCTCGATCATCGCGCTGCGCCTCGACGGCGAGCTGCGCGACCTCGACACCGTGCTCTCCGACGGCCAGGCCGTCGAGGGCGTGGACATCTCGAGCCCCGACGGCCTGGCGATCCTGCGCCACAGCACCGCCCACGTGCTCGCCCAGGCGGTGCAGAAGATCAACCCCGAGGCGAAGCTCGGCATCGGCCCGCCCGTCACCGACGGCTTCTACTACGACTTCGACGTCGCCGAACCCTTCACCCCCGAGTCCCTCAAGGCGCTCGAGAAGGAGATGACCCGGATCGTCAAGTCCGGGCAGCGGTTCGTGCGCCGCGAGATCACCGACGACGCCGCCCGCGCGGAGGAGGCCGCCGAGCCGTACAAGCTCGAGCTCATCGGCCTGAAGTCCACCGCCGACGACGCCGCCGAGGGCGCCAGCGTCGAAGTGGGCGAGGGCGGCCTGACCATGTACGACAACGTGGACAAGAAGGGCAGCACGGTCTGGACCGATCTGTGCCGCGGCCCCCACCTGCCCAGCACGAAGCTCATCGGCAACGGCTTCGCCCTCACCCGCTCCGCCGCCGCCTACTGGCGCGGCAGCGAGAAGAACCCGATGCTGCAGCGCGTGTACGGCACCGCCTGGCCCACCAAGGAGGAGCTGCGCGCCTACCAGGAGCGCGTGGCCGAGGCCGAGCGGCGCGACCACCGCCGCCTGGGCAGCGAGCTGGACCTGTTCTCCTTCCCGGACGAGATCGGCTCCGGGCTGCCCGTGTTCCACCCCAAGGGCGCCATGATCAAGATGGAGATGGAGGACTACTCGCGCCGCCGCCACGTGGCGGCCGGCTACTCCTTCGTCTCCACCCCGCACATCACGAAGAAGAACCTCTTCGAGACCTCCAAGCACCTCGAGTGGTACGCGGACGGCATGTACCCCGCCATGCACATGGACGAGGAGGTGGACGCGGACGGCCACGTCACCAAGCAGGGCCAGGACTACTACCTCAAGCCCATGAACTGCCCGATGCACAACCTCGTCTACCGCTCCCGGGGCCGCTCCTACCGCGAGCTGCCGCTGCGGCTGTTCGAGTTCGGCAGCGTGTACCGCTACGAGAAGTCCGGCGTGGTGCACGGGCTCACCCGTGCCCGCGGCTTCACCCAGGACGACGCCCACATCTACACCACCCGCGAGCAGATGAAGGAGGAGCTCGGCTCGCTGCTGGGCTTCGTGCTGGACCTGCTGCGCGACTACGGGCTGGACGACTTCTACCTGGAGCTCTCCACCCGCGACCCCGAGAAGTCGGTGGGCGACGACGCCACCTGGGAGGAGGCCACCCGCACCCTCGAGGAGGTCGCCACCGCCTCCGGCCTCGAGCTGGTGCCGGATCCGGGCGGCGCCGCCTTCTACGGGCCGAAGATCTCCGTCCAGGCGAAGGACGCGATCGGCCGCACCTGGCAGCTGTCCACCATCCAGCTGGACTTCTTCGAGCCCGAGCTGTTCGAGCTCGAGTACACCGCTCCCGACGGCTCCCGGCAGCGTCCGGTGATGATCCACCGCGCCCTGTTCGGCTCCATCGAGCGCTTCTTCGGCGTGCTGCTGGAGCACTACGCCGGTGCGTTCCCGGTGTGGCTGGCCCCGGTGCAGGTGGTGGGCATCCCCGTCGCCGCCGAGTACCTGCCCTACCTCGAGGAGGTCGCGGCGAAGCTGCGCGCGCACGGCGTGCGGGTGGAGGTCGACTCCTCGGACGACCGCATGCAGAAGAAGATCCGCACGCACACCAAGGAGAAGGTGCCCTACCTCCTCATCGCCGGCGGCGAGGACCAGGCCGCGGGCGCCGTCTCCTTCCGCATGCGCGACGGCTCCCAGGACAACGGCATCCCCGTGGACGAGGCGGTCGAGCGGATCGTCGCGGCGATCAGGGACAAGGTGCAGGTGTGA
- a CDS encoding LacI family DNA-binding transcriptional regulator, with product MARVRMADVAREAGVSVSTVSLALSGAPSRIPEATRDIVRRTAAEIGYRPNSLARGLRTRRTDTIGLVSDQIATTPFAGLMLRGAQQAAREAGRILLLVDTEGDVEAETEAIRALADHQVDTMIYASMWHREVDRPAALPPGTVFLDCVPRGGGPAVVPDETQGAGLAMAELLGAGHTRIGYVGADEVLHPEVPAAAGLRRTAYRSALESAGIAPGPALEAQGAISAPGGRAAATTLLDRPEGERPTALFCFNDRMAAGAIAAARAHGLEIPADVSIVGFDDQPSLAADLDPPLTTIALPHLEMGAWAVRTAVRLLEAEETGAEEGTTLIPCALVRRGTVAAPTAR from the coding sequence ATGGCACGCGTGAGAATGGCCGACGTGGCCCGCGAGGCGGGCGTCTCGGTCTCCACGGTGTCCCTCGCGCTCTCCGGAGCCCCCTCCCGCATCCCCGAGGCGACGCGGGACATCGTCCGCCGCACGGCGGCCGAGATCGGCTACCGGCCGAACTCCCTCGCCCGCGGCCTGCGCACGCGCCGCACCGACACGATCGGCCTGGTCTCCGACCAGATCGCGACCACCCCCTTCGCCGGGTTGATGCTGCGCGGCGCGCAGCAGGCCGCGCGCGAGGCCGGCAGGATCCTGCTGCTGGTCGACACCGAGGGCGACGTCGAGGCGGAGACCGAGGCGATCCGCGCGCTCGCCGATCACCAGGTCGACACGATGATCTACGCGAGCATGTGGCATCGCGAGGTCGATCGGCCCGCGGCGCTGCCCCCGGGCACCGTCTTCCTCGACTGCGTCCCGCGCGGCGGCGGTCCCGCCGTGGTGCCGGACGAGACCCAGGGCGCCGGGCTCGCCATGGCGGAGCTGCTCGGAGCGGGCCACACCCGCATCGGCTACGTCGGCGCCGACGAGGTGCTCCACCCCGAGGTGCCGGCCGCTGCGGGGCTGCGGCGCACCGCGTACCGCTCCGCCTTGGAGAGCGCCGGCATCGCCCCCGGCCCCGCGCTCGAGGCGCAGGGCGCCATCTCCGCCCCCGGCGGCCGCGCGGCCGCGACGACCCTGCTCGACCGCCCGGAGGGCGAGCGGCCCACGGCGCTGTTCTGCTTCAACGACCGCATGGCGGCGGGCGCGATCGCCGCCGCCCGCGCTCACGGTCTCGAGATCCCCGCGGACGTGTCGATCGTCGGCTTCGACGATCAACCCTCGCTCGCGGCGGACCTCGATCCGCCGCTGACGACCATCGCGCTCCCGCACCTGGAGATGGGCGCGTGGGCCGTACGCACCGCCGTGCGCCTGCTCGAGGCGGAGGAGACGGGAGCGGAGGAGGGGACCACGCTGATCCCCTGCGCCCTCGTGCGTCGCGGGACCGTCGCCGCGCCCACCGCCCGCTGA